The Oceanispirochaeta sp. M1 genome includes a region encoding these proteins:
- a CDS encoding tetrahydrofolate dehydrogenase/cyclohydrolase catalytic domain-containing protein: METVVLDGKLLSSKIEEDLKIRVKAIKEKTKIEPVLATILVGNDPSSEIYVNMKANACKRVGLGTKKIELHKNTTTSELLEEIDKLNKNENIFGILLQHPVPIQIDERACFNKISIQKDVDGVTAYGFGQMSFGEDVYISATPGGIMKLLKYYKIPLTGKKACIVGRSAILGKPIAMLLLNENATVTICHSKTENLEKIIRESDIVVAAIGKPEFIKSDWIKKGSVLIDAGYHKGGIGDVEKSSYLNTSAYTPVPGGVGPMTIATLLSQTVEAAEKALF; this comes from the coding sequence ATGGAAACTGTAGTTCTTGATGGAAAATTGCTTTCATCTAAAATAGAAGAAGATTTGAAAATAAGAGTGAAAGCAATTAAAGAGAAAACAAAGATCGAGCCAGTATTGGCGACTATTCTTGTAGGAAATGATCCTTCATCAGAGATTTATGTGAATATGAAAGCAAATGCATGTAAAAGAGTCGGGTTAGGAACAAAAAAAATTGAATTGCATAAGAATACTACTACCAGTGAGTTATTAGAGGAAATTGATAAATTAAATAAAAATGAAAACATTTTTGGTATTTTACTTCAGCATCCTGTCCCAATCCAGATTGATGAAAGAGCCTGTTTTAATAAGATTTCAATTCAAAAAGATGTTGATGGTGTTACAGCATACGGGTTCGGCCAAATGTCATTTGGAGAGGATGTTTATATCTCTGCAACACCGGGTGGAATCATGAAGTTATTGAAATATTATAAAATACCTCTAACTGGAAAGAAAGCCTGTATTGTTGGAAGAAGCGCGATCTTAGGTAAACCTATAGCTATGCTTTTACTAAATGAAAATGCAACAGTTACAATTTGTCATTCCAAAACAGAAAATTTGGAAAAAATAATCAGAGAATCAGATATTGTTGTAGCCGCAATAGGAAAACCTGAGTTTATAAAATCTGATTGGATTAAAAAAGGCTCAGTACTTATTGATGCAGGCTATCATAAAGGTGGAATTGGAGATGTCGAAAAGTCATCTTATCTAAATACTTCTGCATATACACCAGTGCCGGGAGGGGTAGGTCCCATGACAATTGCAACACTTTTAAGTCAAACCGTAGAAGCAGCTGAAAAGGCATTATTTTGA